A single window of Bos javanicus breed banteng chromosome 19, ARS-OSU_banteng_1.0, whole genome shotgun sequence DNA harbors:
- the SRSF1 gene encoding serine/arginine-rich splicing factor 1, with protein MSGGGVIRGPAGNNDCRIYVGNLPPDIRTKDIEDVFYKYGAIRDIDLKNRRGGPPFAFVEFEDPRDAEDAVYGRDGYDYDGYRLRVEFPRSGRGTGRGGGGGGGGGAPRGRYGPPSRRSENRVVVSGLPPSGSWQDLKDHMREAGDVCYADVYRDGTGVVEFVRKEDMTYAVRKLDNTKFRSHEGETAYIRVKVDGPRSPSYGRSRSRSRSRSRSRSRSNSRSRSYSPRRSRGSPRYSPRHSRSRSRT; from the exons ATGTCGGGAGGTGGTGTGATTCGTGGCCCGGCAGGGAACAACGACTGCCGCATCTACGTAGGGAACTTACCTCCAGACATCCGAACCAAGGACATTGAGGACGTGTTCTACAAATACGGTGCTATCCGCGACATCGACCTGAAGAATCGCCGCGGAGGACCGCCCTTCGCCTTCGTTGAGTTCGAGGACCCGCG GGATGCGGAAGACGCGGTGTACGGTCGCGACGGCTATGATTACGATGGATATCGTCTGCGGGTGGAGTTTCCTCGAAGCGGCCGTGGTACAGGCCGAGGCGGCGGCGGGGGTGGAGGTGGCGGGGCTCCCCGGGGCCGCTATGGCCCCCCATCCAGGCGTTCTGAAAACAGAGTGGTTGTCTCTG gACTGCCTCCAAGTGGAAGCTGGCAGGATTTAAAGGATCACATGCGTGAAGCAGGTGATGTATGTTATGCTGATGTTTACCGAGATGGCACTGGTGTCGTGGAGTTTGTACGGAAAGAAGATATGACCTATGCAGTTCGAAAACTGGATAACACTAAGTTTAGATCTCATGAG GGAGAAACTGCCTACATCCGGGTTAAAGTTGATGGGCCCAGAAGTCCAAGTTATGGAAGATCTCGATCTCGAAGCCGTAGTCGTAGCAGAAGCCGTAGCAGAAGCAACAGCAGGAGTCGAAGTTATTCCCCAAGGAGAAGCAGAGGATCACCACGCTATTCTCCCCGTCATAGCAGATCTCGCTCTCGTACATAA